The genomic segment GTTGGCGATGATTGCGGTATAGCGGCCAACTACTTGGGGATCCGCAATCTGCATCTGCTGATCCTTGTAGTCCATCACAAAGTAGGCCAGGTTGGTCCGCAGGCGATTCTCGAAGAACTGTCCCTTGAAGCCCAGCTCCTGGGAGGTCAAGGTTTCCGGTGAGAATCCGGTAAGGGCACGGGCCAGGTTGCCATCTCCCATGTTGAAGCCGCCGGTGCGATACCCCTTGACGATCTTTCCGTAGCCCATCATTTGATCGTCGAAGTGGTACATGACGGATAGAGAGGGCGTGACCTTGCTTCCTGTCAGGTGTCCGCTGCCACTTTGTGTTGGTGTAGGCCCTAAGGATTGTCTGTAACTCGTGGCGTCGAGGGCGTAGGAGACGATTCCATTATCGATCACACTGACATCGCGGGTATCACGGGTATAGCGAACGCCCGGCACAATCTCAAGCTTCCTGGACAGCACATCGGGCCGCCAACTGAATTGGCCATAGGCTGCCCAGGATTCATTGCGCGCCCAAGCCTGATGCGGACGAATAAGCGTGGCGGAGTTGGCCGAGGGGCGGTAGGAATATTGGGAAGGGGCTTCGTATCCCTTTTCTTCAAAGTAATAAAGGCCAGCCGTGTAGTTGAAGTAATCAGATGGGCGACCCACAAACTGGAATTCCTGTGAGATCTGGTCCTGATTGACGATGCTAGGTACGCTGGAGGCCGGCATGGGGACTGTGACGCTGCTGGCCGGGGGAAGCGAGGTCACCGGCCCGGCGATGTATCCATAATTCCCCGATGAATAGATCATGTTCTTGTAGTAGGTCTCGGTCAGCTTCCGATATCCCGTGATGGAGCGGACCGTCAGTGTGTCGCTGGCGACCCAGTCCACATTGACGGTATGGCCCTCGACCTCGATTTCGCTGTCCGGTTGCGCAGAAACCCCGGTCAGGGTGGAGCGGTAATCGCTTGTGCAATCGGCTTTGTTGGCCAGGATTGTGGTTGCCCCCAGACAGACGAAGGGCTGATCCTGTAGCTTCATCTTGGTGAAGTCATAGCCATAATCGACGGTGACCATGGAAGCGGGTTTCCAGCGGAAATCCAGGCGCCAGGCATCGGTTTGGGAGGTCCCCAGCTCCGGCCCAGGGCCAGAGTTCTTGATGCCGTTAACCGGCTCATCGATGGACTTGTGCAGGTACGAGATGCGAGCTGCCAGGGCATCGGTGATCGGAAGGTTGGCAGCGGTCTTGGTCACCAATTGGTCCCGGGTGGCAACGGTCACCTGCTGCTTGAAGTGGAAGCCGTCGAAGGTGGGCTTGGCCGTGACGATATTGACCGCGCCAGCAACAGCATTCCTGCCGACGAGAGTCCCTTGCGGCCCCTTGAGGATTTCAACGCGTTCAAGATCTGCCGCCGTGACGGAATTGAGACCATCGGAACGCGCCAGATAGACGCCGTTCAAGTGTATGGCGACAGGCTGATCCAGGGTCACCGCTGCACTGAACTGCTGGCTACCCCGCATTGTGATGAATAATGTTGATTCTTGTGCCAGGGGGAAATTGTTGATCGTCACCCCGGGTGCTTGGGATCGCATATCGGTGAGGCTAACGATCACATTCTTTTCAAGCGCTGCTGCATCAAGCGTCTGGATGGAAATCGGAACATCCTGTACGTTCTCCGCCCTTTTCTGGGCAGTCACGATGATCTCCTCAAG from the Denitratisoma oestradiolicum genome contains:
- a CDS encoding TonB-dependent receptor — its product is MFQKKMIHTMICASFVTCASAWAKGEAALEEIIVTAQKRAENVQDVPISIQTLDAAALEKNVIVSLTDMRSQAPGVTINNFPLAQESTLFITMRGSQQFSAAVTLDQPVAIHLNGVYLARSDGLNSVTAADLERVEILKGPQGTLVGRNAVAGAVNIVTAKPTFDGFHFKQQVTVATRDQLVTKTAANLPITDALAARISYLHKSIDEPVNGIKNSGPGPELGTSQTDAWRLDFRWKPASMVTVDYGYDFTKMKLQDQPFVCLGATTILANKADCTSDYRSTLTGVSAQPDSEIEVEGHTVNVDWVASDTLTVRSITGYRKLTETYYKNMIYSSGNYGYIAGPVTSLPPASSVTVPMPASSVPSIVNQDQISQEFQFVGRPSDYFNYTAGLYYFEEKGYEAPSQYSYRPSANSATLIRPHQAWARNESWAAYGQFSWRPDVLSRKLEIVPGVRYTRDTRDVSVIDNGIVSYALDATSYRQSLGPTPTQSGSGHLTGSKVTPSLSVMYHFDDQMMGYGKIVKGYRTGGFNMGDGNLARALTGFSPETLTSQELGFKGQFFENRLRTNLAYFVMDYKDQQMQIADPQVVGRYTAIIANAGKSQIKGLELEVAYAVTKNLRLGLSWTRLDLEYKKVVAPGTTTNVASRFYRKLPKNNYTVNVDYRFPDLGFPGRLEAHLDYSHMDAQSGSTTDGITQGGVFAGFTATKFGELDLTPAYSVWNGRLALNGISTAPDGQGDVSVGLWAKNLTDKKYLSYVMAGAPFGGITGTALGLWAPRRTVGFDVIYRF